Proteins encoded in a region of the Hypomesus transpacificus isolate Combined female chromosome 17, fHypTra1, whole genome shotgun sequence genome:
- the gpr139 gene encoding probable G-protein coupled receptor 139 has product VWVPVSNILTVIILSQLVLRRQKSSYNYLLALAAADILVLLLIVFVDFLLEDFVLGAPLPLYLNKAVQVLEFSSIHTSIWITVPLTVDRYIAVCHPLRYHSVSYPARTRRVITAVYLGCLLSAAPYYWWPELWHGLPGVGSDGKSPGGGGGGGGESSVAQHVLVWAHCATVYLLPCAVFFSLNAVIVRKLRRRRNCFRLRGYSTGKTTAILLAITSVFAVLWAPRTLMILYHFYSAPPTADGPARLLHLLTDVANMLALLNTGVNFFLYCFISKRFRSMAASVLRALFRCRKQPPPFYAGHNFSITSSPWISPANSHCIKMLVYQYDKNGKPVCISP; this is encoded by the coding sequence CCAACATCCTGACTGTCATCATCCTGTCCCAGCTGGTGCTGCGGCGTCAGAAGTCCTCCTACAACTACCTCTTGGCCTTGGCGGCCGCCGACATCCTGGTCCTGCTGCTCATCGTGTTTGTGGACTTCCTGCTGGAGGACTTTGTCCTGGGCGCGCCGCTGCCCCTGTACCTCAACAAGGCGGTGCAGGTCCTGGAGTTCTCCTCCATCCACACCTCCATCTGGATCACGGTGCCGCTCACCGTCGACCGCTACATCGCCGTGTGCCACCCGCTGCGCTACCACAGCGTCTCCTACCCGGCTCGCACGCGCCGCGTCATCACCGCCGTCTACCTGGGCTGCCTACTGTCGGCCGCGCCTTACTACTGGTGGCCCGAGCTGTGGCACGGGCTGCCGGGGGTCGGGAGCGACGGCAAGAGTcccgggggagggggcggagggggcggaGAGAGCAGCGTGGCGCAGCACGTGCTGGTGTGGGCGCACTGCGCCACGGTCTACCTCCTGCCGTGCGCCGTCTTCTTCTCCCTCAACGCCGTCATCGTCCGCAAGCTGCGCCGGCGCCGCAACTGCTTCCGGCTGCGCGGCTACTCCACGGGCAAGACCACAGCCATCCTGCTGGCCATCACGTCGGTGTTTGCCGTGCTGTGGGCGCCGCGCACCCTCATGATCCTCTACCACTTCTACTCGGCCCCTCCGACGGCCGACGGGCCGGCCCGCCTGCTGCACCTGCTCACCGACGTGGCCAACATGTTGGCCCTGCTCAACACGGGCGTCAACTTCTTCCTCTACTGCTTCATCAGCAAGCGCTTCCGGAGCATGGCGGCGAGCGTGCTGCGGGCGCTGTTCCGCTGCAGGAAGCAGCCGCCGCCGTTCTACGCCGGTCACAACTTCTCCATCACCAGCAGCCCCTGGATCTCCCCTGCCAACTCACACTGCATCAAGATGCTGGTGTACCAGTACGATAAGAACGGCAAACCCGTCTGTATCTCGCCCTGA